In the genome of Vicia villosa cultivar HV-30 ecotype Madison, WI linkage group LG7, Vvil1.0, whole genome shotgun sequence, one region contains:
- the LOC131619356 gene encoding uncharacterized protein LOC131619356 — MSIDQCPSIGVERAYMNNISYAYIVGFLIYAMVCTRPDVAYAFLQEGHYYCQNGSTSQTNVSYAMPKKDLLEFVLDVLQRSGLDELFAKPINPNVCKSLDFATIRDKINKEHYMSMDAFKFDVYRLCFNAMYYNDKDSGHYRVAEALLSLAKRVFEDISVPSLQRFHSESLTKKTPGEIPQVKKMKSIGHARFRHTLPENKIGTPSTELEREKRSLLPNIPETEITPQVVEPSLVQTAKTLDNEQFFTLCLGNSSSYVSNNVSKTKLNPQASGINIPKQVNSITGLTSLLSCQDRRECNKNGGGRKHNSSITIPLSLDKNMDSSSKDIGAGASSSQMGVWPSKASNFARTSNSANNFFCSQPNQYGYFQGLAHPMGPFPMLQHSISSSGPIPSSNNIMRGNINPSKGEGKKKDGEGTSTNDGEIAELDLDLKL; from the exons atgAGTATTGATCAATGTCCCAGTATTGGTGTTgaaagagcttatatgaataaCATTTCATATGCTTATATAGTAGGTTTTTTGATATATGCTATGGTTTGCACAAGACCCGAtgtagcatatgca TTTCTACAGGAGGGACACTACTATTGTCAGAATGGAAGTACTTCACAAACAAATG TGTCATATGCTATGCCTAAAAAAGACTTACTTGAATTTGTCCTTGATGTACTACAAAG GAGCGGCTTAGATGAGTTATTTGCTAAACCTATTAATCCAAAT gtaTGTAAATCGTTGGATTTTGCAACAATAAGAGACAAAATCAACAAGGAACATTACATGAGCATGGATGCCTTTAAG TTTGATGTGTATCGACTGTGTTTCAATGCTATGTATTATAATGACAAAGACTCGGGACATTACCGAGTG GCTGAAGCTTTACTTAGTCTTGCAAAGAGAGTTTTTGAAGATATAAGTGTTCCGAGCCTTCAACGATTTCATTCGGAATCTTTAACTAAAAAGACACCAGGTGAAATACCTCaagttaaaaaaatgaaaagcaTAGGGCATGCAAGGTTTCGTCACACTCTTCCTG AAAACAAAATTGGCACTCCTTCCACAGAACTTGAAAGAGAAAAGAGATCACTCCTCCCAAATATTCCAGAAACAGAGATCACTCCTCAAGTTGTTGAACCATCTCTAGTACAAACAGCCAAAACACTTGATAATGAACAATTTTTTACGCTTTGTCTCGGAAATTCATCATCATATGTCTCTAACAATGTTTCCAAAACTAAACTGAATCCACAGGCATCAGGAATAAATATTCCTAAACAAGTAAACTCGATTACTGGTCTTACTTCTCTTTTAAGCTGCCAAGACAGAAGAGAGTGCAACAAGAATG GTGGCGGTAGAAAGCACAACTCCTCGATTACAATACCACTATCTCTTGACAAAAATATGGATTCAAGTTCAAAAGATATTGGTGCTGGTGCAAGTTCAAGCCAAATGGGAGTTTGGCCTTCTAAAGCTTCAAACTTTGCAAGAACATCTAATAGTGCAAACAACTTTTTCTGCTCACAGCCAAATCAGTATGGGTATTTTCAAGGGTTG GCACATCCTATGGGCCCATTTCCTATGTTACAACATTCCATATCATCATCTGGTCCTATTCCATCTAGCAACAATATAATGAGAGGAAATATAAACCCATCAAAAGGGGAAGGAAAAAAGAAAGATGGAGAGGGTACAAGTACAAATGATGGTGAAATTGCAGAGCTGGACTTGGATCTTAAGCTCTAG